A single genomic interval of Cucumis sativus cultivar 9930 chromosome 5, Cucumber_9930_V3, whole genome shotgun sequence harbors:
- the LOC101215528 gene encoding uncharacterized protein LOC101215528 isoform X1: MYINILLLIHTTSLPMAKSPALFHASHFFIRSTLMPSSKSLSLFLPLSNLNHLHRFAFRNSLSPLSLRTFSTTTLFPLQYELIINRPSYPSPPHQNPRTPARVSSDNSPELNSSEDPTSELGFDSWVDRKLISEGGTVSGKEGVVMDKAMRKYYNKRRKRMYGSDSDEDNRTQAEGFVELKPEVVEFNTLHKREEELFFHDAFAYPWEKDKHYKMLYQLEKKYFPDDGLDKAFLGPGESNVEVNEQTKGRQGVRKAGRVKPEMNVEVANGMDDKRMVFFDEGKPEKENKGSVVDVSEKKVEEFFKCLKKGPAKDSNIGQGEPYLLTRHMELPAKWDSPCGTVVLLNKPKGWTSFTVCGKLRRLVKVKKVGHAGTLDPMATGLLIVCVGKATKLVDRYQGMIKSYSGVFRLGEATSTWDADSPVIQREPWEHIKDDDIQKAAASFCGEIWQVPPMFSAIKVGGERMYEKARRGESIELSPRQISIFKFDIERSLDDRQNLIFRVTCSKGTYIRSLCADLGKTLGSCAHLTALRRDSIGQYLADDAWEFKELEDAITKGYF, encoded by the exons atgtatataaacatCTTGCTGCTCATCCATACAACTTCACTTCCAATGGCGAAATCACCTGCTCTGTTCCACGCTTCCCATTTCTTCATCCGCTCTACACTCATGCCTTCTTCCAAAtcactctctctcttccttccACTCTCAAATCTCAACCATCTTCACAGGTTTGCCTTTCGTAATTCACTCTCTCCCCTATCCCTCCGCACATTCTCCACCACCACTCTATTCCCTCTCCAATACGAATTGATTATCAACCGACCGTCTTATCCTTCTCCGCCCCATCAGAATCCACGAACACCCGCCAGAGTCAGCTCCGACAACTCTCCCGAGCTCAACTCCTCCGAGGACCCCACTTCCGAATTGGGGTTCGACAGCTGGGTCGATCGGAAGCTTATATCCGAGGGTGGGACTGTTTCTGGTAAGGAAGGTGTAGTCATGGATAAGGCTATGAGAAAATACtataataaaagaaggaagaggATGTATGGGTCGGATTCTGATGAAGATAATAGGACGCAGGCTGAGGGATTTGTGGAATTAAAGCCTGAGGTGGTTGAATTTAACACATTGCATAAGAGAGAGGAGGAGTTGTTCTTTCATGACGCTTTTGCGTATCCATGGGAGAAAGATAAGCATTACAAAATGTTGTATCAATTGGAGAAGAAGTATTTTCCTGATGACGGTCTTGACAAAGCTTTTCTGGGACCTGGAGAGTCAAATGTGGAAGTGAATGAACAGACAAAGGGAAGGCAGGGGGTGAGAAAGGCAGGGAGGGTAAAGCCTGAGATGAATGTGGAGGTCGCCAATGGTATGGATGACAAACGGatggttttctttgatgagGGGAAACCAGAAAAGGAGAATAAAGGGTCTGTAGTAGATGTATCAGAGAAGAAGGTGGAGGAGTTCTTCAAGTGTTTGAAGAAAGGTCCTGCTAAAGATTCTAACATTGGTCAGGGGGAGCCATATCTTTTGACGAGGCATATGGAGCTCCCGGCTAAATGGGATAGTCCTTGTGGGACAGTCGTTTTGCTGAACAAACCTAAAG GGTGGACTTCATTTACGGTATGTGGAAAACTTCGGCGCCTAGTCAAAGTGAAAAAG GTAGGTCATGCAGGTACTCTTGATCCTATGGCTACTGGTTTGTTGATAGTGTGTGTTGGTAAGGCAACGAAGTTGGTTGACAG ATATCAAGGCATGATTAAGAGCTACAGTGGAGTTTTCCGTTTAGGAGAGGCTACTTCAACTTGGGATGCTGATTCACCC GTAATTCAGCGAGAGCCTTGGGAGCACATCAAAGATGATGACATACAAAAAGCTGCTGCCTCTTTTTGTGGGGAAATTTGGCAAGTTCCTCCCATGTTTTCTGCCATTAAA GTTGGAGGTGAAAGGATGTATGAGAAAGCAAGAAGGGGAGAAAGTATTGAGCTTTCCCCTAGACAgatatcaattttcaaatttgatattgagCGTAGTTTAGATGACAG gcaaaatttgatttttcgaGTTACATGTTCTAAAGGAACATACATTCGGTCACTTTGTGCAGATCTTGGGAAGACTCTTGGCAG TTGTGCTCATCTAACTGCTCTTCGAAGGGATTCAATAG GGCAATATCTAGCAGATGATGCCTGGGAATTCAAAGAGTTGGAAGATGCTATTACCAAAGGTTATTTTTAG
- the LOC101215528 gene encoding uncharacterized protein LOC101215528 isoform X2 — MYINILLLIHTTSLPMAKSPALFHASHFFIRSTLMPSSKSLSLFLPLSNLNHLHRFAFRNSLSPLSLRTFSTTTLFPLQYELIINRPSYPSPPHQNPRTPARVSSDNSPELNSSEDPTSELGFDSWVDRKLISEGGTVSGKEGVVMDKAMRKYYNKRRKRMYGSDSDEDNRTQAEGFVELKPEVVEFNTLHKREEELFFHDAFAYPWEKDKHYKMLYQLEKKYFPDDGLDKAFLGPGESNVEVNEQTKGRQGVRKAGRVKPEMNVEVANGMDDKRMVFFDEGKPEKENKGSVVDVSEKKVEEFFKCLKKGPAKDSNIGQGEPYLLTRHMELPAKWDSPCGTVVLLNKPKGWTSFTVCGKLRRLVKVKKVIQREPWEHIKDDDIQKAAASFCGEIWQVPPMFSAIKVGGERMYEKARRGESIELSPRQISIFKFDIERSLDDRQNLIFRVTCSKGTYIRSLCADLGKTLGSCAHLTALRRDSIGQYLADDAWEFKELEDAITKGYF; from the exons atgtatataaacatCTTGCTGCTCATCCATACAACTTCACTTCCAATGGCGAAATCACCTGCTCTGTTCCACGCTTCCCATTTCTTCATCCGCTCTACACTCATGCCTTCTTCCAAAtcactctctctcttccttccACTCTCAAATCTCAACCATCTTCACAGGTTTGCCTTTCGTAATTCACTCTCTCCCCTATCCCTCCGCACATTCTCCACCACCACTCTATTCCCTCTCCAATACGAATTGATTATCAACCGACCGTCTTATCCTTCTCCGCCCCATCAGAATCCACGAACACCCGCCAGAGTCAGCTCCGACAACTCTCCCGAGCTCAACTCCTCCGAGGACCCCACTTCCGAATTGGGGTTCGACAGCTGGGTCGATCGGAAGCTTATATCCGAGGGTGGGACTGTTTCTGGTAAGGAAGGTGTAGTCATGGATAAGGCTATGAGAAAATACtataataaaagaaggaagaggATGTATGGGTCGGATTCTGATGAAGATAATAGGACGCAGGCTGAGGGATTTGTGGAATTAAAGCCTGAGGTGGTTGAATTTAACACATTGCATAAGAGAGAGGAGGAGTTGTTCTTTCATGACGCTTTTGCGTATCCATGGGAGAAAGATAAGCATTACAAAATGTTGTATCAATTGGAGAAGAAGTATTTTCCTGATGACGGTCTTGACAAAGCTTTTCTGGGACCTGGAGAGTCAAATGTGGAAGTGAATGAACAGACAAAGGGAAGGCAGGGGGTGAGAAAGGCAGGGAGGGTAAAGCCTGAGATGAATGTGGAGGTCGCCAATGGTATGGATGACAAACGGatggttttctttgatgagGGGAAACCAGAAAAGGAGAATAAAGGGTCTGTAGTAGATGTATCAGAGAAGAAGGTGGAGGAGTTCTTCAAGTGTTTGAAGAAAGGTCCTGCTAAAGATTCTAACATTGGTCAGGGGGAGCCATATCTTTTGACGAGGCATATGGAGCTCCCGGCTAAATGGGATAGTCCTTGTGGGACAGTCGTTTTGCTGAACAAACCTAAAG GGTGGACTTCATTTACGGTATGTGGAAAACTTCGGCGCCTAGTCAAAGTGAAAAAG GTAATTCAGCGAGAGCCTTGGGAGCACATCAAAGATGATGACATACAAAAAGCTGCTGCCTCTTTTTGTGGGGAAATTTGGCAAGTTCCTCCCATGTTTTCTGCCATTAAA GTTGGAGGTGAAAGGATGTATGAGAAAGCAAGAAGGGGAGAAAGTATTGAGCTTTCCCCTAGACAgatatcaattttcaaatttgatattgagCGTAGTTTAGATGACAG gcaaaatttgatttttcgaGTTACATGTTCTAAAGGAACATACATTCGGTCACTTTGTGCAGATCTTGGGAAGACTCTTGGCAG TTGTGCTCATCTAACTGCTCTTCGAAGGGATTCAATAG GGCAATATCTAGCAGATGATGCCTGGGAATTCAAAGAGTTGGAAGATGCTATTACCAAAGGTTATTTTTAG
- the LOC101220205 gene encoding glucuronokinase 1, translated as MDSKTSSSSSSVIEHKAYARVGLLGNPSDVYHGRTISFAFSNFWASVQLRPSDELVITPHPTHDFVHFRSLDHLINRLSSEGYYGGVRLLMAICKVFYSYCREKEINLHTRNFTLSYDTNIPRQAGLSGSSAIVCAALSCLLDFFDVRHLIKVEVRPKLVLAAEKELGIVAGLQDRVAQVYGGLVHMDFSQEHMEKLGHGIYTPMDINLLPPLYLIYADNPSDSGKVHSTVRQRWLDGDKFIISSMQEVAKVAEEGRTALLEKDYSKLAMLMNRNFDLRRSMFGDDVLGALNIEMVEVARRVGAASKFTGSGGAIVVFCPDGPSQVKLLKENCQKAGFVLQPIQVAPSCLSEVDLKTLSC; from the exons ATGGATTCCAAAAcatcctcttcttcctcttctgtGATTGAGCACAAGGCTTATGCCAGAGTGGGACTACTGGGAAATCCGAGCGATGTTTACCATGGTCGCACTATATCTTTTGCTTTTTCCAATTTCTGGGCCTCCGTGCAACTCCGCCCTTCCGATGAGCTTGTCATCACACCCCATCCCACCCACGATTTCGTCCACTTCAGATCCCTCGATCATCTG ATAAATCGATTGTCCAGTGAAGGCTACTATGGAGGGGTGCGATTGCTTATGGCAATTTGTAAAGTCTTTTATAGTTACTGCagagaaaaagagattaatCTTCATACAAGGAATTTTACTTTGTCTTACGATACTAATATTCCTCGACAG GCAGGACTTTCAGGTTCCAGTGCTATTGTATGTGCTGCCCTGAGTTGCTTGCTAGACTTCTTTGATGTCAGGCACTTGATTAAGGTGGAGGTCAGACCTAAGCTTGTTCTTGCCGCAGAGAAAGAACTTGGCATTGTTGCTGGTCTTCAAGATCGTGTTGCACAGGTTTACGGTGGCCTTGTTCACATG GATTTTAGCCAAGAGCACATGGAGAAGCTTGGGCATGGCATATACACACCAATGGATATTAATCTTCTCCCTCCACTATATCTAATTTATGCAGATAATCCAAGTGATTCTGGAAAG GTCCACAGTACAGTACGGCAGAGGTGGCTTGATGGTGACAAATTCATTATATCATCAATGCAAGAAGTAGCTAAGGTTGCAGAAGAAGGGAGGACAGCTTTACTCGAGAAGGATTATTCAAAACTTGCCATGCTTATGAACCGCAATTTTGATCTTCGCAG GAGTATGTTTGGAGATGATGTTCTGGGTGCTTTAAACATAGAAATGGTGGAAGTAGCCAGAAGAGTAGGTGCTGCTTCAAAGTTCACAGGCAGTGGAGGAGCTATTGTGGTATTTTGCCCTGATGGGCCTTCACAAGTGAAGCTTCTGAAGGAAAATTGCCAGAAAGCTGGTTTTGTTCTTCAACCAATCCAGGTTGCTCCTTCGTGCCTAAGTGAGGTTGATCTTAAAACTCTTTCTTGTTAA